The sequence GCGCCGTCGGCCTGCCGTCCGGTCCGGCCTCCACCGGCACGGCCACGATGTTCGCCGTGCCGTACTGCACACAGATCGCCCGGCCGAAGTCGGTCCCCATCACGAGGTACGAGCCCGCGTCGGACGCCGGCTGCACCTGGCGCTGCGTGGCCAGCTCGGCCAGGGTGGGCACCACCGGCTGACCCGGCTGCGCCCAGAAGAACGGCCCGAAATCGGCGGGCAGCCCCGCCCACACCAGGGTCCGCGCCACGATCTCGGGCACTCCCTGGCGGGACACGGCCCGCTGGTCGAAGCGGAGCACGCCCTGCGGGCCGAAGGCCATCACCAGCTCCTCCGCGACCCCCTCCGGCGGAATCGCCGGGGCGGGCGGCAGCTGCGGCAGCGGAGCCCGTACCGGTGCCGGGCGGGCCGGACCGTCGGCGACCTGGTGCAGCTCGCCCTGGTGGGTCAGCAGATGCTGCATGCCCTGCTGGCGGCTCGCGTGATCGGTGCCGTACGGGGCGACGCTGGTGATCCGCACCTGCGGCCAGGTCTCCCGGATCATCCGCGCGCAGTATCCGCCCGGCAGCTCACAGGACTCCAGCTCGGTGTGCAGCTCGATCACCTGCTGCGGCGGCACGTTCATCGCGCGCAGCTCGTGCAGCATCTGCCACTCCGGGTGCGGGGTGCCGGGCGCCGAGCGGCGGATCAGCTGCTGCTCGCTCCCGTCCGGGGCCCGGAACCGCAGGACGGCCTGGTAGCCGGGCCCGACGGTCGGCTGGCCGGTGGGCTGCTGCGGATAGCCGTACGACGGAGGCGGAGGCGGCGGTGCGTGGGGATTCGGCGGTACGGGGCCGGGGGCACCGCCCAGCGGCATCCCGGGCGGGCCGGGCGGGCCGGGCGGCTGGGGTGCCTGGGGGCCGACCGGACCGGGGCTCGCCAGCATCGTCGCGGCATGGTGCACCCCGCCGCCGCCGGGAGGAGCGGGGGGCGTGGGCGGACCCGGAGGACCGGGAGGCTGCGGCGCACCCGGTGCACCCGGTGCACCCGGAGGACCGGGCGGGCCGGGAGGCTGCGGCGCACCGGCACCGGGCACGCCGGGCGGGCCCGGAGGCTGCGGAGCGGCCGGGCCGCCGGGGCTGCTCGGGTCCGCGAACATCGTCGCCGCATGGTGCATCCCGCCACCGGGCGGTGGTGTGGCACCCGGCGGACCGGGTGGCGCGGGAGGGCCGGGGGGCGTGGGCGCACCCGGAGGACCGGGCGGGCCGGGCGGCTGCGGCGCTCCGGGCGGGCCCTGCTGGGCGACGAGCTGAGTCGGCAGATAGCCGCCCGCCGGGGCACCGGGCGCACCCGGACCCGAGGGCGGCGGCGTCGCTCCGGGGCGCATGCCGGGAGTTCCCGGGGCGCCGGGCGGCGGCGGAGTGCCCGCACCGCCCCCACGGGTGCCGCGCGGCTGCACCACGGCCTTGCTGGTGGCCGCGTCCGCGATGTCGGCGGGGCCGGGACCGGGGCCCTGCTGCGGGTTCAGTGCGGGAGCGACGCTCGTACGCGGCAGATGGCTGCCGCCGGACATCAGCGCCGTGGGCGCGTCGGCGGGCACGACCGGCGGCGGGGCCCCCTCGTCGTCGGCCCCGGAGAGCGGCGGCGCGAACACCGTCGCGGGCAGCGGAACGGCGCCCTCGTCGGACCCGCCGTTGGTGTCGGTACCGGCCCAGGGGGTGGACCCCACGGGCACGGCGGCGGACGACGCGGACGCGGGAACACCGTCGGATGCCGTCGGCTCGTAGTCGCCGGGAGCGCCCTGGCCGGCGGCGGCCGGCCAGTCGTCCGCCGAGTCCCCGGACGGAGCCCCGACGGGAGCGGCGGGGGCAGCGGGAGAGGGCGCGGAGGAAGGAGAGGAGGGGGAAGGAGAAGAGGGAACGGACGGGGCGGCGGATGCCACGGGTGTCCCCGGAACCGGCGTCGCCCCCGCACCCGCACTCGCGTCCGCGTCCGGACGCGCGCCGCTGTCCCTGTCCGCGCGCCGGTCCGGGATCCCCAGCTTGTCCGCGGCCTCCTGGAGCCACTCCGGCGGGGTCAGCAGGAACGACGTCTGGTTCAGGTCGATGCGCTGCGGCGGCGCCGGAGCGGGCGGCGCGTCGGACGGGGCACCGTACTCCTCCTCGTACCGCCGGATCACCTCGCCCACCGGCAGTCCGGGCCACAGTGTGGCCTCACCGCTGTCGCGGGCGATCACCAGCCGCTGGCAGCCGCCGTCCGAGACGGGGCCCTCCGCGCGGTCCTCGGCCCACACCACGAAGCCCAGCTCGAACTCACGGACCCGCACCTCCCGGTGCTGGTACACGGCCACATCGCCGTTGACCCACTCGTCCGCCCGCTCCTGTGCCTGAGCGAAGGTCACCATCGCGCTCACCCCTCCACCGGGACGGCCTGCGCGAAGCCACCGTCCACCATCAGGTTCGCCACGGTCTCCAGCTCCGGCGGATTGCCCGCCAGCCGCTGGAGGAAGACGTCGAAGTCCGTACCGCAGGGCAGCAGCAGCCGTTCGGCACGCTCCTGCACGCTCCAGCCGTCCTGGTCCCTGGCGTCGTCGTACGGACAGAACCACACCGAACCGATGCCGTCGCCCCGTACCTTCACGGCGAGGATGCCGCCCTGGACGAAGCCGACGCCCAGGTAGTCCTTGGTGAAGTGGTCCCGCAGGCACTTGTTGATGTACAGCAGGTCGTTCACCGCGGCCTCTTCCCGCACGGTGAAGAACGGCTGGTCCACCAGCAGACCGAGTTCCGCGTCCAGCGCCGCGCCCACGGGGGCCGAGCCGCCCGCCGCCTTGAGGAAGGAGCGGTACGCGCCCGGCAGCCGGTAGCCGAGGTCCTCCTCCACGCCCTGGATCTGCTGCTCGCTCACCGCGACGGCACCCTTCGGCAGCCGGAAGTGCGCGGGCCGGGTCTCCTGCAACGGGCGGGTGCCGCGCCGGTTCTGGTCGACCGGAGTCGTGCTCAGGCCGGCGTGGTGGCGCAGCAGCGCCTTCACCTCGACCGGGACGAGCTCCATCCGCCGGCCGCCCGCCACGTGGTGCCAGGTCCAGCCGTGCGGCGTCGCCACCGCCGGGATCGTGTCCCACAGCTCGTGGCCGCTCGCCGCCAGCGCGGCGTTCGCCGACACATAGTCGGTGAGCCGCAGTTCGTCGATGCCGAACCCCTGCGGGGGATCGGCGATCTCGGCGGCGGCACGCGCGTACGGCGAGAGTTCCGGATGGCCGTTGCCGTCCACGCGCACACCTCTGGGGTGGCGGGACGCCCGGACCGGGTCCGGGAAGTGCACGACCTGCCCGGCGTAGGCCGCGTTCGGTGGCGCGGCTTGCTGCCCGAGCCGACCTGTCGTCATGGCGGTTGCCCCCTGCTGCGTCTGGTGTTCCGCACAGCCTATGCGGTGGGGCAGCAGGGGGAACCGCCCCTCCGGCACCGTCACGAACCGTCACATCGGCGTGACGGAAGAGCGAGGAAAGAGCGACGATCTCGCACCCTTTGCGCGACACGCACACACGTTAAACCCACCCAGCTTCCCCACCACCCGGCACATTTGGCAGGCTGTCCCCGCAACTCGGGGGATTGCAGGGAGGGACGTCAGCACGATGCATACGGCACAAACGACCACATCCGGGGACCCGCGACTCAGCTGGAGCAGTACCGAGACCAGCCGCACCCCCCGCCTGCACCACCGCCGCGACGGCATCCTGCCCGCCGTGGCCGCAGCGCTGTCCGTACGCGGAGAGACGCTCACCTGCACCGCGGGCAAGGGGGACCAGCCACCCGCGCTGCACCCACTTGTCCAGGACTTCCTCGACACCCTCACCAGCGGCCAGCGCGAACGCTTCACCGGCCGCTGCCCCGAGGCCATACTCCTGTCCCGGCAGCTCACCGCT is a genomic window of Streptomyces sp. NBC_01237 containing:
- a CDS encoding YwqJ-related putative deaminase is translated as MHTAQTTTSGDPRLSWSSTETSRTPRLHHRRDGILPAVAAALSVRGETLTCTAGKGDQPPALHPLVQDFLDTLTSGQRERFTGRCPEAILLSRQLTAAEGSRSKRAQRKPLTNGEARRALKHSRITARRIREDGDPLHGSYAPPCRSCTVMLAHFGVRPVDLTAGAATTAEKG
- a CDS encoding SMI1/KNR4 family protein — protein: MTTGRLGQQAAPPNAAYAGQVVHFPDPVRASRHPRGVRVDGNGHPELSPYARAAAEIADPPQGFGIDELRLTDYVSANAALAASGHELWDTIPAVATPHGWTWHHVAGGRRMELVPVEVKALLRHHAGLSTTPVDQNRRGTRPLQETRPAHFRLPKGAVAVSEQQIQGVEEDLGYRLPGAYRSFLKAAGGSAPVGAALDAELGLLVDQPFFTVREEAAVNDLLYINKCLRDHFTKDYLGVGFVQGGILAVKVRGDGIGSVWFCPYDDARDQDGWSVQERAERLLLPCGTDFDVFLQRLAGNPPELETVANLMVDGGFAQAVPVEG
- a CDS encoding SUKH-4 family immunity protein, whose translation is MVTFAQAQERADEWVNGDVAVYQHREVRVREFELGFVVWAEDRAEGPVSDGGCQRLVIARDSGEATLWPGLPVGEVIRRYEEEYGAPSDAPPAPAPPQRIDLNQTSFLLTPPEWLQEAADKLGIPDRRADRDSGARPDADASAGAGATPVPGTPVASAAPSVPSSPSPSSPSSAPSPAAPAAPVGAPSGDSADDWPAAAGQGAPGDYEPTASDGVPASASSAAVPVGSTPWAGTDTNGGSDEGAVPLPATVFAPPLSGADDEGAPPPVVPADAPTALMSGGSHLPRTSVAPALNPQQGPGPGPADIADAATSKAVVQPRGTRGGGAGTPPPPGAPGTPGMRPGATPPPSGPGAPGAPAGGYLPTQLVAQQGPPGAPQPPGPPGPPGAPTPPGPPAPPGPPGATPPPGGGMHHAATMFADPSSPGGPAAPQPPGPPGVPGAGAPQPPGPPGPPGAPGAPGAPQPPGPPGPPTPPAPPGGGGVHHAATMLASPGPVGPQAPQPPGPPGPPGMPLGGAPGPVPPNPHAPPPPPPSYGYPQQPTGQPTVGPGYQAVLRFRAPDGSEQQLIRRSAPGTPHPEWQMLHELRAMNVPPQQVIELHTELESCELPGGYCARMIRETWPQVRITSVAPYGTDHASRQQGMQHLLTHQGELHQVADGPARPAPVRAPLPQLPPAPAIPPEGVAEELVMAFGPQGVLRFDQRAVSRQGVPEIVARTLVWAGLPADFGPFFWAQPGQPVVPTLAELATQRQVQPASDAGSYLVMGTDFGRAICVQYGTANIVAVPVEAGPDGRPTAPQFVNTGLPEFVRSMALLGRMWRLRFGLNPEQAGRWTVDFQAQLVALDPAALASPESWWSVLLEQMWDGLL